One window from the genome of Diorhabda sublineata isolate icDioSubl1.1 chromosome 10, icDioSubl1.1, whole genome shotgun sequence encodes:
- the LOC130449486 gene encoding solute carrier family 2, facilitated glucose transporter member 1-like isoform X2, with product MEAEAKELEAKKESNLSNASSNSSNTKDEGSFNLKLGFAIVAGAFGSSFQHGYNTGVLNNPQAVIENWIKESMYNRTGTIPTQENVTFVFSLMTAMFCIGGMIGGSTTGMIADRFGRKGGLLLNNVLVFLAVLCEACSKPVASYELFILGRFFIGLNSGLNAGLAPMYLAEISPINLRGAVGTVYQLVITISILIAQILGLQSLLGTDTLWVTLLMMTVIPAIFQVITLPFCPESPKYLLSNNKETQAEKALKWLRGTYNVRDEMEVMNAEYEAVKLIPKATVRELVTNSALRIPLIISLTVMIAQQLSGINAVMFFSSTIFKMAGLKGDNPTYATLAMGGINVLMTIVSLFLVERAGRKTLLMVGFGGMAVDTLLLSIGMRFVDTGSTAGIFCVLFVLIFVIMFAIGPGSIPWFLVSELFNQSARPTATSLAVGINWTANFIVGLAFLPLSTIMGSYVFLIFFALQSLFLLFIYKKVPETKNKTLEEISAIFRQQSYQ from the exons TCCTTCAATTTAAAATTGGGATTTGCTATCGTTGCCGGTGCTTTTGGATCGTCATTTCAACATGGTTACAATACTGGGGTCCTCAATAACCCACAAGCA GTTATTGAAAACTGGATTAAAGAAAGCATGTACAACAGGACAGGCACAATTCCCACGCAAGAAAACGTCACATTCGTTTTTTCTTTGATGACTGCTATGTTTTGTATTGGAGGAATGATTGGAGGCTCGACCACAG GTATGATCGCTGACCGTTTCGGCCGTAAAGGTGGATTACTTCTAAACAACGTGCTGGTATTTCTGGCTGTGCTGTGCGAAGCTTGTTCTAAACCGGTTGCCTCCTACGAACTCTTTATTCTCGGTAGATTCTTCATTGGTCTAAATTCCGGCTTAAACGCTGGTTTAGCGCCGATGTATTTAGCCGAAATCTCGCCGATAAATTTAAGGGGAGCCGTAGGAACTGTCTATCAATTAGTCATCACAATTTCCATCCTGATAGCTCAGATTTTGGGTTTGCAAAGTCTATTAGGAACAGATACCCTCTGGGTAACTCTGTTAATGATGACAGTGATTCCTGCCATATTCCAGGTAATTACTTTACCGTTCTGTCCGGAATCTCCGAAGTATCTTCTATCGAATAACAAAGAAACTCAAGCTGAAAAAGCTCTTAAATGGTTAAGAGGAACGTACAACGTACGCGATGAAATGGAAGTGATGAACGCTGAATATGAAGCTGTGAAATTGATTCCTAAAGCAACAGTTAGGGAATTGGTGACCAATTCTGCCCTTAGAATCCCGTTGATTATTTCGTTAACTGTGATGATTGCCCAACAGCTTTCTGGAATTAACGCC GTTATGTTCTTTTCGAGTACAATCTTTAAAATGGCCGGCCTGAAAGGTGATAATCCTACTTACGCTACGTTAGCTATGGGAGGAATAAACGTTCTAATGACTATAGTTTCATTGTTCCTGGTAGAGAGAGCTGGAAGGAAAACTTTATTGATGGTTGGTTTCGGTGGTATGGCTGTAGATACGTTATTACTATCGATTGGTATGCGATTTGTG GATACTGGATCAACAGCTGGAATTTTCTGTGTACTGTTCgtattgatttttgttataatgttCGCGATTGGGCCCGGTTCAATTCCATGGTTCTTGGTATCTGAATTATTCAACCAATCTGCCCGTCCTACTGCTACCTCATTGGCTGTTGGTATTAATTGGACAGCTAACTTCATCGTAGGTTTGGCGTTCTTGCCCCTTAGT ACTATAATGGGTTCGTACGTCTTCTTGATCTTCTTCGCGTTACAATCTTTATTCCTACTTTTCATTTACAAAAAGGTTCCTGAAACGAAGAACAAGACTCTAGAAGAAATATCAGCGATCTTCAGACAACAGTCTTACCAATAG
- the LOC130449486 gene encoding solute carrier family 2, facilitated glucose transporter member 1-like isoform X4, translating to MSFNLKLGFAIVAGAFGSSFQHGYNTGVLNNPQAVIENWIKESMYNRTGTIPTQENVTFVFSLMTAMFCIGGMIGGSTTGMIADRFGRKGGLLLNNVLVFLAVLCEACSKPVASYELFILGRFFIGLNSGLNAGLAPMYLAEISPINLRGAVGTVYQLVITISILIAQILGLQSLLGTDTLWVTLLMMTVIPAIFQVITLPFCPESPKYLLSNNKETQAEKALKWLRGTYNVRDEMEVMNAEYEAVKLIPKATVRELVTNSALRIPLIISLTVMIAQQLSGINAVMFFSSTIFKMAGLKGDNPTYATLAMGGINVLMTIVSLFLVERAGRKTLLMVGFGGMAVDTLLLSIGMRFVDTGSTAGIFCVLFVLIFVIMFAIGPGSIPWFLVSELFNQSARPTATSLAVGINWTANFIVGLAFLPLSTIMGSYVFLIFFALQSLFLLFIYKKVPETKNKTLEEISAIFRQQSYQ from the exons TCCTTCAATTTAAAATTGGGATTTGCTATCGTTGCCGGTGCTTTTGGATCGTCATTTCAACATGGTTACAATACTGGGGTCCTCAATAACCCACAAGCA GTTATTGAAAACTGGATTAAAGAAAGCATGTACAACAGGACAGGCACAATTCCCACGCAAGAAAACGTCACATTCGTTTTTTCTTTGATGACTGCTATGTTTTGTATTGGAGGAATGATTGGAGGCTCGACCACAG GTATGATCGCTGACCGTTTCGGCCGTAAAGGTGGATTACTTCTAAACAACGTGCTGGTATTTCTGGCTGTGCTGTGCGAAGCTTGTTCTAAACCGGTTGCCTCCTACGAACTCTTTATTCTCGGTAGATTCTTCATTGGTCTAAATTCCGGCTTAAACGCTGGTTTAGCGCCGATGTATTTAGCCGAAATCTCGCCGATAAATTTAAGGGGAGCCGTAGGAACTGTCTATCAATTAGTCATCACAATTTCCATCCTGATAGCTCAGATTTTGGGTTTGCAAAGTCTATTAGGAACAGATACCCTCTGGGTAACTCTGTTAATGATGACAGTGATTCCTGCCATATTCCAGGTAATTACTTTACCGTTCTGTCCGGAATCTCCGAAGTATCTTCTATCGAATAACAAAGAAACTCAAGCTGAAAAAGCTCTTAAATGGTTAAGAGGAACGTACAACGTACGCGATGAAATGGAAGTGATGAACGCTGAATATGAAGCTGTGAAATTGATTCCTAAAGCAACAGTTAGGGAATTGGTGACCAATTCTGCCCTTAGAATCCCGTTGATTATTTCGTTAACTGTGATGATTGCCCAACAGCTTTCTGGAATTAACGCC GTTATGTTCTTTTCGAGTACAATCTTTAAAATGGCCGGCCTGAAAGGTGATAATCCTACTTACGCTACGTTAGCTATGGGAGGAATAAACGTTCTAATGACTATAGTTTCATTGTTCCTGGTAGAGAGAGCTGGAAGGAAAACTTTATTGATGGTTGGTTTCGGTGGTATGGCTGTAGATACGTTATTACTATCGATTGGTATGCGATTTGTG GATACTGGATCAACAGCTGGAATTTTCTGTGTACTGTTCgtattgatttttgttataatgttCGCGATTGGGCCCGGTTCAATTCCATGGTTCTTGGTATCTGAATTATTCAACCAATCTGCCCGTCCTACTGCTACCTCATTGGCTGTTGGTATTAATTGGACAGCTAACTTCATCGTAGGTTTGGCGTTCTTGCCCCTTAGT ACTATAATGGGTTCGTACGTCTTCTTGATCTTCTTCGCGTTACAATCTTTATTCCTACTTTTCATTTACAAAAAGGTTCCTGAAACGAAGAACAAGACTCTAGAAGAAATATCAGCGATCTTCAGACAACAGTCTTACCAATAG
- the LOC130449486 gene encoding solute carrier family 2, facilitated glucose transporter member 1-like isoform X3 has protein sequence MGKGGETFISDSSAQLEAGLPKKKQVKGSFNLKLGFAIVAGAFGSSFQHGYNTGVLNNPQAVIENWIKESMYNRTGTIPTQENVTFVFSLMTAMFCIGGMIGGSTTGMIADRFGRKGGLLLNNVLVFLAVLCEACSKPVASYELFILGRFFIGLNSGLNAGLAPMYLAEISPINLRGAVGTVYQLVITISILIAQILGLQSLLGTDTLWVTLLMMTVIPAIFQVITLPFCPESPKYLLSNNKETQAEKALKWLRGTYNVRDEMEVMNAEYEAVKLIPKATVRELVTNSALRIPLIISLTVMIAQQLSGINAVMFFSSTIFKMAGLKGDNPTYATLAMGGINVLMTIVSLFLVERAGRKTLLMVGFGGMAVDTLLLSIGMRFVDTGSTAGIFCVLFVLIFVIMFAIGPGSIPWFLVSELFNQSARPTATSLAVGINWTANFIVGLAFLPLSTIMGSYVFLIFFALQSLFLLFIYKKVPETKNKTLEEISAIFRQQSYQ, from the exons TCCTTCAATTTAAAATTGGGATTTGCTATCGTTGCCGGTGCTTTTGGATCGTCATTTCAACATGGTTACAATACTGGGGTCCTCAATAACCCACAAGCA GTTATTGAAAACTGGATTAAAGAAAGCATGTACAACAGGACAGGCACAATTCCCACGCAAGAAAACGTCACATTCGTTTTTTCTTTGATGACTGCTATGTTTTGTATTGGAGGAATGATTGGAGGCTCGACCACAG GTATGATCGCTGACCGTTTCGGCCGTAAAGGTGGATTACTTCTAAACAACGTGCTGGTATTTCTGGCTGTGCTGTGCGAAGCTTGTTCTAAACCGGTTGCCTCCTACGAACTCTTTATTCTCGGTAGATTCTTCATTGGTCTAAATTCCGGCTTAAACGCTGGTTTAGCGCCGATGTATTTAGCCGAAATCTCGCCGATAAATTTAAGGGGAGCCGTAGGAACTGTCTATCAATTAGTCATCACAATTTCCATCCTGATAGCTCAGATTTTGGGTTTGCAAAGTCTATTAGGAACAGATACCCTCTGGGTAACTCTGTTAATGATGACAGTGATTCCTGCCATATTCCAGGTAATTACTTTACCGTTCTGTCCGGAATCTCCGAAGTATCTTCTATCGAATAACAAAGAAACTCAAGCTGAAAAAGCTCTTAAATGGTTAAGAGGAACGTACAACGTACGCGATGAAATGGAAGTGATGAACGCTGAATATGAAGCTGTGAAATTGATTCCTAAAGCAACAGTTAGGGAATTGGTGACCAATTCTGCCCTTAGAATCCCGTTGATTATTTCGTTAACTGTGATGATTGCCCAACAGCTTTCTGGAATTAACGCC GTTATGTTCTTTTCGAGTACAATCTTTAAAATGGCCGGCCTGAAAGGTGATAATCCTACTTACGCTACGTTAGCTATGGGAGGAATAAACGTTCTAATGACTATAGTTTCATTGTTCCTGGTAGAGAGAGCTGGAAGGAAAACTTTATTGATGGTTGGTTTCGGTGGTATGGCTGTAGATACGTTATTACTATCGATTGGTATGCGATTTGTG GATACTGGATCAACAGCTGGAATTTTCTGTGTACTGTTCgtattgatttttgttataatgttCGCGATTGGGCCCGGTTCAATTCCATGGTTCTTGGTATCTGAATTATTCAACCAATCTGCCCGTCCTACTGCTACCTCATTGGCTGTTGGTATTAATTGGACAGCTAACTTCATCGTAGGTTTGGCGTTCTTGCCCCTTAGT ACTATAATGGGTTCGTACGTCTTCTTGATCTTCTTCGCGTTACAATCTTTATTCCTACTTTTCATTTACAAAAAGGTTCCTGAAACGAAGAACAAGACTCTAGAAGAAATATCAGCGATCTTCAGACAACAGTCTTACCAATAG